One Brassica napus cultivar Da-Ae chromosome C4, Da-Ae, whole genome shotgun sequence genomic region harbors:
- the LOC106391604 gene encoding putative protein TPRXL, whose amino-acid sequence MTMSERSSKVVVKDNSQVNSSSRIYYYGGASVPFLWETRPGTPKHPLFSESFRLPPLTPPPSYYSSSSSSSSGNKLSKVRTKQTRFVKTLFNRKHHVSHPSISWSSTTFSSSYSSSSSSSSPRSKTVHPANKCYLSCSRSYVKDDDEEESGSSSPTSTLCYKRGFSMKRALSSILSHKSSRNDLRLI is encoded by the coding sequence ATGACAATGTCAGAAAGATCCTCGAAGGTGGTCGTAAAGGATAACTCGCAGGTCAACTCATCGTCGAGAATCTATTACTACGGCGGAGCTTCCGTGCCCTTCTTGTGGGAGACGCGGCCAGGCACACCAAAACACCCTCTCTTCTCTGAATCCTTTCGTCTTCCGCCGTTAACGCCACCTCCGTCGTActactcctcttcctcttcctcgtcTTCCGGGAACAAACTCTCAAAAGTTAGAACGAAACAAACTCGGTTCGTGAAGACCTTGTTCAACCGCAAGCATCACGTGTCGCATCCTTCGATTTCTTGGTCGTCTAcaacattttcttcttcttactcttcGTCCTCTTCCTCGTCGTCTCCACGGTCTAAAACAGTGCATCCCGCCAACAAGTGTTACCTTTCTTGCTCGAGATCGTACGTTAAAGACGATGACGAGGAAGAGAGTGGTTCGTCGTCTCCGACGTCAACGTTGTGTTATAAAAGAGGGTTTAGTATGAAGAGAGCTTTGTCTTCTATTCTGAGCCATAAATCTAGTCGTAATGATCTTAGATTGATTTAA
- the LOC106391605 gene encoding WEB family protein At2g40480 — MAEEEHRDPVEIHVGVSQVPGIRRVGLRAEIDTSPPFGSVQEEVIRLGGRGYWVPFKLEDNYNGVGEFDIKRMEEHAAELEKDLIVKELETLDVLEALGSTKRIVEDLKRQLHQESLRSSAEQIKEMNNDDHSPISSSPDLILTELKQAKINLGKTMDDLVMIQSSVESLNKKMKEEKEFLNKLTYETPTVDEKGLNNQSKRCLRTAEMRLVAARKMEEAARAAEELAMAEITMLSSSAANGESEEEDEFCFPEPPRSPFRTPRGFGNDHESRRGMVLKKLEEATEGVREGKQALEDALNRVEIANEKQLAAETAFRGWRKHSTPPPPMNQTRRSFFGHLNKRHEPAVKSNLSMRDVLRRKQDVVVVNPERQSLEGETPRRHVNLSQMLKELKQGVKEEVREEKRFVTQRRKFGFIHITLPMHKQSKKKSSL; from the exons ATGGCAGAGGAGGAGCATCGGGATCCTGTGGAGATCCATGTTGGTGTTTCTCAAGTGCCCGGGATAAGGAGAGTGGGTTTGAGAGCTGAGATCGATACTTCTCCTccgttcggttcggttcaggaGGAGGTGATCCGGTTAGGTGGTCGTGGGTATTGGGTTCCTTTCAAGCTCGAAGATAACTAC AATGGAGTGGGAGAGTTTGACATAAAGAGAATGGAAGAGCATGCAGCTGAGCTAGAGAAGGATCTGATAGTGAAAGAGCTAGAAACTCTAGACGTTCTAGAAGCACTAGGATCCACCAAGAGGATCGTCGAAGACTTGAAACGCCAGCTTCACCAAGAGTCCTTGAGATCATCAGCTGAACAGATCAAAGAGATGAACAACGACGACCACAGCCCCATCTCATCATCTCCCGATCTAATCTTGACGGAACTAAAGCAGGCCAAGATAAACCTCGGTAAAACCATGGACGATCTCGTGATGATCCAGTCCTCCGTCGAGTCTCTcaacaagaaaatgaaagaagagaaagagtttCTTAACAAGCTTACGTACGAAACACCAACGGTTGATGAAAAGGGTTTGAACAATCAGAGCAAGAGGTGTCTGAGAACCGCGGAGATGAGGCTCGTTGCAGCTAGGAAGATGGAGGAAGCTGCTAGAGCTGCTGAGGAGCTTGCTATGGCTGAAATAACAATGTTGTCATCATCAGCAGCCAACGGTGAAAGCGAGGAGGAGGATGAGTTTTGCTTTCCGGAGCCTCCAAGATCACCGTTTAGGACACCGAGAGGGTTTGGGAACGATCACGAGTCGAGAAGAGGGATGGTCTTGAAGAAGCTCGAGGAAGCTACGGAAGGGGTTAGAGAGGGGAAACAAGCTTTGGAAGATGCGTTGAACCGAGTGGAGATTGCTAACGAGAAGCAGCTCGCTGCTGAAACTGCCTTTCGAGGGTGGAGGAAACACTCGACACCACCGCCTCCTATGAATCAAACTCGCCGCTCTTTCTTCGGTCATTTAAACAAGAGGCATGAGCCAGCGGTGAAGTCTAACCTCTCGATGCGTGATGTTCTAAGGCGTAAGCAAGACGTTGTTGTTGTTAACCCCGAGAGGCAGAGTCTTGAAGGAGAGACACCGAGGCGGCATGTGAATTTGAGCCAGATGTTGAAGGAACTGAAGCAGGGTGTGAAAGAGGAGGTGCGTGAAGAGAAACGGTTTGTGACGCAAAGgaggaagtttgggttcattcACATTACACTTCCTATGCACAAGCAGAGTAAGAAAAAATCCAGCCTATAA
- the LOC106391606 gene encoding uroporphyrinogen decarboxylase 2, chloroplastic gives MSILQLSSSSLSFLSPRKPLPSSSSKSSRSIRSSLEGTTVTERKVSATTEPLLLRAVKGEVVDRPPVWLMRQAGRYMKSYQTLCEKYPSFRDRSENADLVVEISLQPWKVFKPDGVILFSDILTPLSGMNIPFDIVKGKGPIIFNPPQSAADVSQVREFIPEESVPYVGEALKRLRNEVGNEAAVLGFVGAPFTLSSYVIEGGSSKNFTQIKRLAFSQPKVLHALLQKFTTSMITYIRYQADSGAQAVQIFDSWVTELSPVDFEEFSLPYLKQIVEAVKQTHPNLPLILYASGSGGLLERLARTGVDVVSLDWTVDMAEGRDRLGRDIAVQGNVDPGVLFGSKEFITSRIEDTVKKAGRDKHILNLGHGIKVGTPEENVAHFFEVAQGIRY, from the exons ATGTCAATCCTTCAGCTCTCTAGCTCTTCTCTTTCCTTCCTCTCTCCGAGAAAACCTCTGCCGTCTTCGTCTTCGAAGTCTTCCCGGTCAATTCGCTCTTCCCTCGAGG GAACCACTGTAACCGAGCGGAAAGTGTCTGCAACCACCGAGCCTCTTCTTCTGAGAGCTGTCAAAGGTGAAGTTGTTGACAGACCTCCGGTTTGGCTCATGAGGCAAGCTGGGAGGTACATGAAG AGTTATCAAACTCTATGTGAGAAGTATCCTTCTTTCCGGGATAGATCAGAGAATGCAGACCTTGTGGTGGAGATTTCTCTCCAGCCCTGGAAGGTGTTCAAGCCAGATGGGGTGATTCTGTTCTCAGACATTCTCACTCCTTTGTCTGGAATGAACATTCCTTTCGACATTGTCAAAGGCAAAGGTCCAATCATCTTCAACCCGCCGCAGTCAGCTGCTGATGTGAGTCAAGTCAGAGAGTTCATTCCAGAGGAGTCTGTTCCGTATGTTGGAGAAGCACTCAAGAGGTTAAGAAACGAGGTGGGCAATGAAGCTGCGGTTCTTGGTTTTGTTGGAGCTCCATTCACTCTCTCCTCCTATGTTATTGAAGGTGGCTCATCTAAGAACTTCACACAGATCAAAAGATTAGCTTTCTCTCAACCCAAG GTTCTACATGCTTTACTCCAGAAGTTCACAACCTCAATGATCACTTACATACGCTACCAAGCGGATAGTGGAGCTCAAGCTGTTCAAATCTTTGATTCATGGGTCACTGAGCTTAGCCCTGTGGATTTCGAGGAGTTTAGCTTACCTTACCTCAAACAGATTGTGGAAGCTGTGAAACAGACTCACCCAAACCTACCTCTAATACTGTACGCAAGTGGTTCAGGAGGTTTGCTAGAGAGACTGGCTAGGACCGGGGTTGATGTTGTGAGCTTGGACTGGACTGTGGACATGGCTGAAGGCAGGGACAGGCTGGGAAGAGACATAGCGGTTCAAGGAAACGTGGACCCTGGAGTTTTGTTTGGATCCAAAGAGTTTATCACAAGCAGGATTGAAGATACTGTGAAGAAAGCTGGGAGAGATAAGCACATTCTGAACCTGGGGCATGGTATTAAAGTTGGAACTCCTGAAGAGAATGTTGCACACTTCTTTGAGGTTGCTCAAGGAATTAGATATTAA
- the LOC106395444 gene encoding uncharacterized protein LOC106395444 encodes MVDLKEGMPVSSSSSSPSSSLPLSTMQIDVEMWKIAEERAQEILNTIQPICVADRSRNEILAYVQTLVRNRLGTEVFNFGSVPLKTYLPDGDIDLTVLTPQDKEEDFAKALLSILEAEGGESNFHVTDVQYVPAQVKVIKCKIKNIAVDISFNQMGGLSALCFLEQADQILGRDHLFKRSIILIKAWCYYESRILGANTGLISTYALAVLVLHIVNIGYPSLSGPLAVLFKFLDYYASFDWGKNCVTVHGPVLISSLPDMTETEHHEVVLNEKFVRECMESYSFSTKAVEANGRHFPVRYFNIVDPLKHSNNLGRSVTQGNVQRLKHAFTLGAKKLKDVLTLPRETMGWKLENFFGNSLERNGKGQRLDVDEPITAFGTGRSELSELRGDFERYFQSLVYGKWFHGQDTSSWDTVNGQNNGFYWRNVNGATSLQNMGRSRGTGTFFPEMVHSPLPSL; translated from the exons ATGGTTGATCTTAAAGAGGGGATGCCAGTCTCCTCATCTTCATCCTCCCCATCATCATCTTTGCCACTATCAACAATGCAAATAGATGTAGAAATGTGGAAGATTGCTGAGGAAAGGGCTCAGGAGATACTAAACACCATCCAACCAATCTGTGTTGCCGACAGAAGTAGGAATGAGATCTTGGCTTATGTCCAAACCCTTGTCAGGAATCGTCTTGGAACTGAG GTCTTTAATTTTGGTTCAGTGCCATTAAAAACCTATCTCCCAGATGGAGATATTGATCTGACAGTCCTAACTCCTCAAGATAAGGAGGAGGACTTTGCTAAAGCATTGCTCAGTATTCTTGAAGCTGAAGGCGGAGAATCTAACTTCCATGTTACTGATGTTCAGTATGTCCCAGCACAG GTCAAGGTCATAAAGTGCAAGATCAAGAACATTGCTGTAGATATCTCCTTTAATCAAATGGGAGGACTATCTGCTTTATGTTTTCTGGAGCAG GCTGACCAAATTTTGGGGAGAGACCACCTGTTCAAACGTAGCATCATTTTGATCAAGGCTTGGTGCTATTATGAGAGCCGTATACTCGGTGCCAACACTGGATTGATTTCAACATATGCATTGGCAGTACTAGTCTTGCATATTGTCAACATAGGTTATCCATCACTGTCTGGCCCTTTAGCG GTACTGTTTAAGTTCTTGGATTACTATGCATCATTTGATTGGGGTAAGAACTGTGTCACGGTCCATGGTCCTGTCCTGATATCTTCTCTTCCAGATATGACCG AAACCGAGCATCATGAAGTTGTCTTGAACGAGAAGTTCGTTAGAGAATGCATGGAGTCATATTCGTTTTCAACTAAAGCTGTTGAAGCGAACGGCCGGCATTTTCCTGTGAGGTATTTCAACATAGTGGATCCTTTGAAACACAGTAACAACCTTGGCCGTAGTGTGACACAAG GCAATGTGCAACGTTTAAAACATGCTTTTACTCTAGGAGCTAAGAAGCTCAAAGATGTGCTTACACTGCCTAGAGAAACCATGGGCTGGAAACTTGAGAATTTCTTTGGTAATTCACTGGAGAGAAACGGTAAGGGACAAAGACTAGACGTGGATGAACCTATCACGGCTTTTGGCACTGGAAGATCAGAATTATCTGAGCTCAGAGGAGATTTTGAAAGATACTTCCAGAGTCTTGTATATGGGAAGTGGTTTCATGGTCAGGACACAAGTTCTTGGGACACTGTGAATGGCCAAAATAATGGTTTCTATTGGAGGAATGTGAATGGAGCAACCTCGTTGCAGAACATGGGAAGATCAAGAGGAACAGGCACTTTCTTTCCTGAAATGGTACATTCACCACTACCTAGTCTTTAA
- the LOC106394828 gene encoding precursor of CEP15-like, translated as MDARKINLHVLLLSFLLITAVPSILGLSTRGNTRSETEVLLHGGEYFPVMKSRKLMPTNLEVDYSGDYDDGASLASPSPPVPDYDDDIYKRQGDVPSPGIGH; from the coding sequence ATGGATGCAAGGAAGATTAATCTTCACGTTTTATTACTCTCTTTCTTACTCATCACCGCAGTTCCATCGATTCTTGGGTTGAGTACGAGAGGCAATACTAGATCGGAGACGGAAGTACTATTGCATGGCGGAGAGTATTTCCCGGTGATGAAGAGCAGGAAGTTAATGCCTACAAACTTGGAAGTTGATTATTCAGGTGATTATGATGATGGAGCATCAttagcatcaccatcaccaCCAGTTCCtgattatgatgatgatatCTATAAAAGGCAAGGTGATGTTCCAAGCCCCGGTATTGGCCACTGA
- the LOC106391607 gene encoding potassium transporter 2 has translation MDLNFGKCCGSKKKESWRSVMLLAYQSLGVVYGDLSISPLYVFKSTFAEDIRHSETNEEIFGVLSFVFWTLTLVPLLKYVFIVLRADDNGEGGTFALYSLICRHVKVSLLPNRQVADEALSTYKLEHPPEKNHDSCVKRYLEKHKWLHTALLLLVLLGTCMVIGDGLLTPAISVFSAVSGLEMNMSKEHHQYAVIPITCFILICLFALQHFGTHRVGFVFAPIVLTWLLTISGIGLYNIIQWNPHVYKALSPKYMFMFLRKTRVSGWMSLGGILLCITGAEAMFADLGHFNYAAIQIAFTFLVYPALILAYMGQAAYLSQHHNSAHAIGFYISVPKCVHWPVLMIAILASVVGSQAIISGTFSIINQSQSLGCFPRVKVIHTSDKIHGQIYIPEINWMLMVLCIAVTIGFRDVKHLGNASGLAVMAVMLVTTCLMSLVIVLCWHKPPILALLFLLFFGSIELLYFSASLTKFREGAWLPILLSLFFMIIMFVWHYTTIKKYEFDLQNKVSLEWLLALGPSLGISRVPGIGLVFTDLTSGIPANFSRFVTNLPAFHRVLVFVCVKSVPVPFVPAAERYLVGRVGPVDHRSYRCIVRYGYRDVHQDVDSFETELVTKLGDFIRYDWHRRTTQEDDTVRSNEDSSESRLAVIGTVAYEIEENLQPESVSIGFTTVESMEDVIEMAAPPPTTTVKRVRFAVEEEDRYEEDEEAEAELRSELRDLVAAQEAGTAFILGHSHVKAKQGSSVMKRLAVNFGYNFLRRNCRGPDVALKVPPVSLLEVGMVYVV, from the exons ATGGATCTCAATTTTGGAAAATGCTGTGGTTCTAAGAAG AAGGAGTCATGGAGGTCGGTTATGCTTCTTGCTTACCAGAGTCTTGGTGTTGTCTACGGAGACTTGAGCATCTCTCCGCTCTACGTCTTCAAGAGCACTTTCGCTGAAGACATTCGTCATTCCGAGACAAACGAAGAGATCTTTGGTGTTCTGTCTTTTGTCTTCTGGACTCTTACTTTGGTCCCTTTGCTTAAGTATGTCTTCATTGTCCTTAGAGCTGATGATAACGGAGAAG GTGGAACTTTTGCTTTGTATTCACTCATCTGCCGTCATGTCAAAGTCAGCCTCCTCCCGAACCGGCAAGTGGCTGATGAGGCGCTGTCCACTTATAAGCTGGAGCATCCGCCGGAGAAGAACCATGACTCTTGTGTGAAGAGGTATCTTGAGAAGCACAAGTGGTTACACACTGCTttgcttcttcttgttcttcttgggACTTGTATGgtcattggagatggtcttctCACTCCAGCTATCTCCG TGTTCTCTGCTGTGTCAGGTCTTGAGATGAACATGTCTAAAGAACATCACCAAT ATGCAGTGATTCCTATAACCTGCTTCATACTGATCTGCCTTTTCGCGCTTCAGCATTTTGGAACACACCGTGTTGGGTTTGTCTTTGCGCCTATTGTCCTCACATGGCTGCTCACTATAAGCGGTATAGGCTTGTACAATATAATTCAGTGGAATCCTCATGTGTACAAAGCTCTTTCTCCTAAATACATGTTCATGTTCCTGAGGAAGACTAGAGTAAGTGGGTGGATGTCTCTGGGTGGGATCTTGTTGTGTATAACCG GTGCTGAGGCTATGTTTGCTGATCTTGGTCACTTCAACTACGCTGCAATTCAG aTTGCGTTTACCTTCTTGGTGTATCCAGCTCTAATATTAGCATACATGGGGCAAGCTGCTTACCTCTCACAGCATCACAACTCTGCTCACGCCATTGGATTCTACATCTCTGTGCCAA AATGTGTGCACTGGCCTGTGCTAATGATAGCAATTCTCGCTTCTGTTGTTGGAAGCCAAGCTATCATCAGCGGTACATTCTCAATCATAAACCAAAGCCAGTCTCTTGGATGCTTCCCTCGCGTCAAAGTCATTCACACCTCAGACAAGATCCATGGTCAGATTTACATACCGGAGATTAACTGGATGCTCATGGTTCTCTGCATTGCTGTTACTATTGGTTTCAGAGATGTCAAACACTTGGGAAACGCATCAG GTTTGGCTGTAATGGCGGTGATGCTAGTGACAACATGCCTAATGTCGCTAGTCATAGTCCTATGCTGGCACAAGCCACCGATCCTAgccctcctcttcctcctcttcttcggTTCAATAGAGCTACTCTACTTCTCAGCCTCACTAACCAAGTTCCGCGAAGGCGCGTGGCTCCCCATCCTCCTATCCCTCTTCTTCATGATCATCATGTTCGTCTGGCACTACACCACGATCAAAAAGTACGAGTTCGATCTCCAGAACAAAGTCTCCTTAGAATGGCTTCTCGCGCTAGGCCCAAGCCTAGGCATCTCCAGAGTCCCGGGGATAGGTTTGGTCTTCACCGACTTGACCTCAGGCATCCCTGCTAACTTCTCTCGGTTCGTCACCAACCTCCCTGCCTTCCACCGTGTCCTCGTCTTCGTCTGCGTGAAGTCTGTGCCTGTACCTTTCGTTCCAGCTGCTGAGAGGTACTTAGTGGGCCGTGTTGGGCCTGTGGATCATCGCTCTTACCGTTGCATTGTGAGATACGGTTACCGTGACGTTCACCAAGACGTGGACTCGTTTGAAACAGAGTTAGTAACCAAGCTTGGAGACTTCATACGCTACGACTGGCACAGAAGAACGACGCAAGAGGACGACACGGTCCGGTCCAACGAGGACTCGAGCGAGTCGAGACTGGCTGTGATAGGAACCGTGGCGTACGAGATTGAAGAGAATCTCCAGCCAGAGAGCGTTTCGATAGGATTCACCACCGTTGAGAGCATGGAGGACGTGATAGAAATGGCGGCGCCGCCACCGACCACGACCGTTAAACGTGTTAGGTTTGCTGTGGAGGAAGAAGATAGGTACGAGGAGGATGAGGAAGCGGAGGCGGAGCTGAGGAGCGAGCTGAGGGATCTGGTGGCGGCGCAAGAGGCGGGGACGGCGTTTATATTGGGACACTCGCATGTGAAGGCGAAGCAAGGCTCGTCGGTGATGAAGAGGTTGGCGGTTAACTTCGGTTATAATTTCTTGAGGAGGAACTGTAGAGGACCTGACGTGGCGCTCAAGGTACCGCCGGTTTCTCTTTTGGAAGTCGGTATGGTTTATGTTGTTTGA